The DNA segment AGGAGAGCCGCCACCGGAACGCGCCGCTCCAGCTGGGCGCCGTGCGGATCCTCACCAAGCCCCCGCGGCTGTCCCTCCTGATGGATGCCATCCGCGAGGCGGCCCAGTTCGAGCCCGCCGGCGTCATCCGGGGGATGGGCCTCAACAGCATCCTCCAGCTCCTCCAGTGGGAGCGGAAGTCCTGCACGCTGACGGTCAAATCCGAAGCGGGGGTCGGCCGGCTCTACCTCCGCCAGGGGGAAGTGATCCACGCGACGTTCCTGGATGAGGAGGGGCTGCCCGCCGCCTACCGGATCCTGGCCTGGCCCCGGCCGGACATCGAGTTCGTGGATACCTGCCGAGTGGAACCCACCATCGACCTCCCCCTGACGGAACTCCTGCTGAGCGCCGCCGTGCTCAACGACCAGGCCGGAACGGGAGCGGAAGGCCTCCAGGGTTGACGGTTTGGGTTTCCCGGCCGCTCAGGATGGGACTTTCGTCAAAAGAGGGCCGGGGCCGCCCCCAAAGGGCACCCGAGGGGGAATAATGGCGCCTGTGCGGCCCCGCGGGGCCCCTTTCCCAGGCAGGTGTCCATGTCCCAGCTGAAGCCCTTCCGCGCCCATCGCCCCCGGCCTGATCTGGCGGGCCAGGTGGCCGCCGTCCCCTATGACGTCGTGAACACCCAGGAGGCCGCCGAGCTGGCCAAGGGGAACCCCCACTCCTTCCTCCACGTCGGCCGCCCCGAGATCGACCTGCCCGCGGGCATCGACGTCCACGCCGACGAGGTCTACGCCCAGGGCGTGGCCAACCTCCGCGCCATGATCCGCGACGGCGTCCTGCTGCACGAGGACGCGCCCTGCCTGTACGTCTACCAGCAGCGGATGGGCGACCACGTCCAGGCGGGCCTGGTGGGCCTGTGCTCCGTCGAGGAGTACGAGACCGGCCAGATCAAGCGCCACGAGTTCACCCGCAAGGACAAGGAGGACGACCGCACCCGCCACGTCACGGAGCAGGCCGCCAACGCCGAGCCCGTGTTCCTCACCTACAAGGCCGTCCCCTACATCGACCACATCGTCAACGACGTGCGGAAGCAGGCGCCGATCTACGACGTGGTGACCCCCGACGGCATCGGCCACACGGTGTGGATCGTCTCCGACGAGGCCGTGATCTACGAGCTGGTCCACCTGTTCAACGGCGTCCCCGCCCTCTACATCGCCGACGGCCACCATCGCACCGCCGCCGCCATCCGCTACGGCCAGGCCCGCCGCGCCGTGGAAGGCCCCGGCAACGGCGAGGAGCCCTACGAGAGCTTCATGGCCGTGGTCTTCCCCCACGACCAGCTCAAAATCATGGACTACAACCGCGTGGTGAAGGATCTCAACGGCCTCACCCCCGAGGCCTTCCTGGCGAAGGTCCGCGAGAAATTCGACGTGAGCGTCGCCGCCCACCGCGATCCCCAGTCCCCCACCACCTTCGGGATGTACATGGGCGGCACGTGGTACGAGCTGAGCGCCAAGCCCGGCACCTTCCCCGCCAGCGATCCCGTCCGCGGGCTGGACGTGAGCATCCTCCAGGAGAACCTCCTGGGGCCCATCCTCGGGATCGACGATCCCCGCACCAACACCCGCATCGACTTCGTGGGCGGGATCCGCGGGATGGACGAGCTGGAGCGCCGGGTGAAGGAGGGCTGCGCCGTGGCCTTCTCCCTCTACCCCACGTCGCTCTCCCAGCTGATGAGCGTCGCCGACGCCGGCGAGGTCATGCCTCCCAAGTCCACCTGGTTCGAGCCCAAGCTCCGCTCCGGACTGCTCGTTCGGATGTACGAGGGATAAAAATCTCACCATCAAGACCCCAAGGCGCCCAGAACCGCCTTGTCAGTTCCTGGTGCCTTGGTGGTGATCAGTTTTCTTTGCTTTCTGGATCAACCGGAGTCCCCATGCAGATCCTCATCGCCGATGCCTTCGACGCCAAACTTCCCGAGCGCCTGTCCACCTTTGGCGCCGTCAGCTCCGACATGGCCGCCCTGCCCGGCGCCGACGTCCTCCTGGTCCGCTCCAAGACCAAGGTGAACGCCGACCTCCTGGCCCAGGCCCCCGCCCTCAAGCTCGTCATCCGCGGCGGCGTGGGCATGGACAACGTGGACAAGAAGCTGTGCGCCGAGAAGGGCATCCGGGCCGTCAACACGCCCAAGGCCAGCAGCGTCGCCGTGGCCGAGATGGCCATGGCCTTCATGCTCGCCATTCCCACGCGCCTGATCGAGGCCCACACCTCCATGACCGAGGGCAAGTTCCTCAAGAGCGAGCTCAAGCGCACGGAACTCTTCAAGAAGACCCTGGGCCTCGTGGGCGCCGGCGCCATCGCCACAGAAGTGGCCAAGCGCGCCCAGGCCTTCGGGATGGAGGTCCTCGCCTTCGACCCCTTCCTCAAGGAGCACCCCATCGCCAAGCTGGTGAGCCTCGACGAGCTGGCCGCGAAGTCCGACGTCATCAGCCTGCACACGCCCCTCACGGACGACACCTGCGGAATGATCAACACCGCCTTCCTCGCCAAGGCCAAGGACGGCGTGATCATCATCAACACCGGCCGGGGCCGGTGCGTGGTGGAGGATGACCTCGCCGCGGCCCTCAAGAGCGGCAAGGTGCGGGCCTACGGCACCGACGTGTGGCCCAGCGACCCGCCCCCCGCCGACTACCCCCTGCTCACCGCCCCCAACGTGTTCATGGCCCCCCACCTGGGCGCCAGCTCCAAGGAGAACCTCGGCCGCATCGGCGACGAGGTCGTGGCGATCCTTCAGGATTTCAAAGCATAAAATCCCACCACCAAGGCACCAAGAACTGCAAAAGAAGTTTTTCTTGGCGCCTTGGTGTCTTGGTGGTGATCGGTTTTCCTTTCCATGGAGCGCACCATGACCCATCGCGTGATCAACTTCTACGCCGGCCCCGCGGGGCTGCCCCTTCCGGCGCTCGAGCGCGCGAAGGAGGAGCTGCTGGACTTCGCGGGCACCGGCATGTCCGTCATGGAGATCAGCCACCGCGCCAAGGAGTACGACGCGGTGCACGAGGAGGCCATCGCCCTCACCAAGGAGCTGATGGGCCTGCCCGACAACTACAAGGTGCTGATGCTCCAGGGCGGCGCCCACCTCAGCTTCGGGATGATCCCCCTCAACCTGCTGCGCGGCGGGCGGAAGGCCGACTACATCGTCACCGGCAACTGGGCGGAGAAGGCCACCAAGGAGGCGAAGCTCGTCGCCGGCGACAACGTGCGCGTGGCCGCCACCACCAAGGACCTGAAGTTCAGCCGCCTGCCCCACGCCGACGAGATCAAGGTCGGCCCCGACAGCGCCTTCGTCCACTTCACCTCCAACAACACCGTGGAGGGCACCCAGTGGCAGGAGTTCCCGCAGGTGGGAAACGTGCCCTACGTCTGCGACATGAGCAGCGACTTCATGTGGCGCCCCTTCGACGTGAGCCCCTTCGGCCTGATCTACGGCGGCGCCCAGAAGAACCTGGGCCCCAGCGGCGTCACCCTGACGATCATCCGCGAGGATTTCCTGGAGATGTGCGAGGCCCAGGACCTGCCCAGCTACCTGCGCTTCAAGATCCACGCGGAGAAGAACAGCCTCTACAACACCCCGCCCACCTTCGGGATCTACATCCTGCGGAACGTCCTGGCCTACAACAAGAGCCTGGGCGGCCTGCAGGCCATCGAAGCCAGCAACCGGAAGAAGGGCGAGCTGCTCTACGGCTGCATCGACAAGCACCCCGGCTTCTTCAAGGGCTTCGTCACCGAGAAGGCCCACCGCAGCCTGATGAACGTAGACTTCTTCCTCCCCACCCCCGAACTCGACGATCTCTTCATCAAGGAAGCCAAGAAGAACGGCATGGTCGGCCTCAAGGGCTACCGCGACATCGGCGGCATCCGCGTCAGCACCTACAACGCCGTCACCGTGGACCACGTGAAGACCCTCGTGGACTTCATGGAGCAGTTCGTGAAGGTGAACGGGTAGACCGAACGTCTTTCCATGAGAAGCGGGCGCCGCAAGGCGCCCGCTTCGGGTTTCGAGATGAGCCTCCTGCCAGCACGCTAGGATCGGACCGATGAGAAGAATCGCCATCCCCCTCAGCCTGTTGTTCGCTCTGGCATCCCTGGCGTTCGCCGGGAATCCCCGGAAGCGCCAAGCCGAACGGCCCCCTGAGGTGTATTTGGTGGGCGCCGTCCACAGCCTGCATTTCGAATCCAGGAGCCGCTACAGCCTGGCTGATCTTCAGGCCCAGATCCTGGCGATCGGCCCCGATCTCATCTGCGGCGAAATCACCCCGGAGGCCTTCGAACAATCCATGGAGGGGTATTTTCCTCCGGAAGCGACCTTCCTGGCTGAAATGGCGCCCCAGTGGAAGATCCGGTTCGTCCCGACGGATTGGCGGATGGATTCCGCCGAGCAGGAAAAGGCCGAAAAGGAGGAGCCACCTTCGGTTCGAGAGCGGGCCGCCCAGAGCGACCGTGAGTTCCGGGCGGGAATGATGAATTTCGCGGGCGCCTCCCTCTACGACCACATCCACAGCCAGGCGGTCCTGGATCTCATCGATGCGAAATTCGAGACGATCATCGGCAAGGACACGGTGTCGGACGTGGCGGCGGGCCGGTGGCATGAGCGGAATCGCCGCATCGTGGAGACGGGACTGGCCGCCGCCGGCGGCGCCCGAAAGATCGTGTTCGTGTTCGGCGTCTCCCATGTGCCCCAGCTCGTCCGGCAGCTGAAGGCCCGCGGGATCGAAGCGAAGATCCCTCCCCGGAAATTCACCCCCGGCGGGCTTCAGCCCGTGCCCGCGGCAGTCCGAGCCCGCTGGCAGCGGAACCTGGACAACCTCAAGGCGATCCAGGCGGGAAAGCTCTCCGTTTCCGACGATTCACTGCGCAAGGTGAAAAATAGCCGCCGCATTCAAGATCTGGAGAAGGTGATTCAAGCCACCGTCCCCGTTGCTCCCGCGTCTTCCACCCTCCATTGATTTTTCGTCGACCGACGCCACCTACAAGGACCGACATGCTCGCCTCCACCACGTTCACCATCGACGGGTACGACATCCTCGACACCAAGGGCCTCGTGCGCGGCATCATCGTCCGGTCGCCGACCATCTCCCAGGGCATCCTGGGCGGGCTCAAGAACATCATCGGCGGGAAGATCGGCGCGTACACCACCATGTGCGAACAGACCCGCTCCCAGGCCTACGAGGACATGGTCGAGCACGCGAAGGCCCTGGGCGCCAACGCCATCGTGGGCGTCCGCTACGACGCTTCCTCCGTCGAACCGCGCGGCGGCGCCGTGGAAGTGCTGTGTTACGGAACGGCGGTGGTGGTCACGAAGCAGGCCCGCTGACCGGCCCGATCGCATGAGCCGCGGAGCGGGCGGTCCCGCCTGAAACCGCGGGGAAAAAACGGTCCCTCCAAATAGGGCTCGACTGGAGGGGCCGGATCTTGCTCGACTAGAGAAGTCCATCCGAGTTCCCACCCTGCCGCTGGCCGAAGCCTTCGGTTCTTCGACTAGGCTGGATGAACCCCTGACTGGCGCTCACTCCCGGCCCGCGACGCGGCAGGATCCCCTTCGGCCCCTTTCCTACTTTGCCCGATGGAAACACCCACGACTCCGCTCGATCGCCTCAAATGCCTGGCCGCGTCCGAAGCGGTGCCCCTGGAAGCCCTCGGCCGCGACGGCCTGGATGAGCTGCTCGCGCTGGGACTCGTCCAGAAGGACGAACGGCCGCTCCAGGCCAGCCTGGAAGGCCGGTACGAGGCCCTCCAGGAGACCCACCGCCGGATCGTGGAGGCCAAGGGCTGCGCGGATCGCCTCCAGCGGCGGCTGGCGCCGCGTTCCCGGCTGGCGGGCTTCCTTCCCCTGGGCGCCCCGGCCGCGCCCGCGCCCAATGATCCCGATGCCGTCCAGCTGGTGCGCCTGCTCGAACTGCTGAAGATCGAGGTGCGGGACGTGCGGATCCCCAAGGACGTGGTGCCCAACCTGGAGCGCATCCAGGACTACCTCCAGGTGGAGGGCCGCGAGTGCCTGGACCGCCTGGCGGAGACGGACCGCGAGATCGACCAGGTCCAGCGGGAGACGCCGCCGGGGACCCAGGTGGAGGGCGCCGGCTACTTCCGGCTCACCGCCGCCGGCGAGGCGACCCTGCCCGAGGCCCCCGAATTCGAGCTGCTGGAGACCGCCCTGCAGGCCGCCTTCGGTCCCGGTCATCGCGGCCCCAGCTTCCTGCACTTCAAGGAGGACCCCTCGGGCCTTCTCAGCCTGCTGGTGGACCGCCTCGCCGCGGGCGACCGGCCTTCGGTGGTGATCGGCGAGTACGAGGGCCTGCTGGAGGCTTTCGAGCGGCTGCCGATGTTCGCGGACAGCCCCGCCCTCCGCGCGAAGATCGCCTTCCTGGTGCGCCTGATGCGGACCTCCCGGGAGGACCCCAAGCGCGCCTACCTGTGGTGCAACCGGGACCGCATGAACCTCCTCCTCACCCGGATGCAGGGGGTGCTGCCGCCCACCGTGGCGGCCTCGGGCTGGCGCTGGCCCTACGCCGCGGACATCTTCCTGGTGGACGGCGGGCTGATGGGCGACGAGAGCGTGGTGGAACCGCGGATCCGCCTGTTCGAGGCCGTCCACCGCATCCAGGCCGACTTGCTCCAGGACGTCCGCATCCGGGACGGCCAGTTCTTCCGCCTGGCGCTGGTCCTGGCCCACGCAGCGCGGCTACGCAATTTCTCGCCGGGCATCCTGATGGACCGCTTTGTCCGCCAGGCGCTCGAAGCGGCGATGGAAGCGGCTCAGGCCGCCCCCTACGACCTGGGCGACCGCGGCACCGCCCTGCTGTTCGGAACCCATCTGGCCCACGCGGCGGGCTTCTCCAAGGCCCGGCTGCAGGGACCCATGCAGGCCTTCGCCGCGCTCCACGCCCGGCTGGGCGACGGCGATCCCGCTCTGCGCGTCTCGGTCCAGGTCCTGCTCCACGCCTTCGCCACCCTGGACCGCCTGGAGCGGCTGGGCGCGCCCCTCACCGTGGAGGCCTACGCGGATCTGTTCGACCGCGTCCGCAAGCGCCTCCGCCACCACAAGGCCGTCGGCCGGGCCTTCAGCACCGCCCGGATCAAGGCCGGCGACGAGGCGGCCCTGGCCTCCAACCTGTGCGCCATGGTCTGCTTCCGCGGCGTCGCCGTCCCCGAGCGGCTCCAACCCCCTCCCGACGTGGGCCTGGCGGGGCTCTATGAAGGCCGCGCCACCGGACGTCCGCCCCTTCTGGGCTCGCCCTTCGGGACGCTGCTGCTGGTGTAGGGCCTCGTGCCCCTTTGCATTCAAAGAATAAGGATCACCGCCAAGAACACCAAGAAAGGCAAAAACCCTGTCTTTATGCAGTTCTTGGCATCTGCGCGGTGAGAAAAGGTTGGGTCTTGATCGCCTCATACCAATGTGCAATCAAGATCCAAAACTTTCTTTTCACCACCAAGGCACCAAGAAAAGCTCCACTCACTGTGGACGCGGTTCTTGGTGTCTTGGTGGTAATCCTTATCTTTTGAATGCAAGCGGCATCACGCCTCGGCCGGGTTCCGCTGGAGCAGGATCTCGCCGATGCGCCGGTCCTTCTCCGTCCAGATCTCGTGCAGCCATTCCTGCACCCGGGCCCGGAAGGCGGGATCGCCTTCGTAGTCGCCGTCCAGCAGGTCCCGGGGGATCTCCCGCTCGCGGACCCGCACCACCACCTGCTTCATCTTGCCGGAGAGCAGGTCCCAGAAGCTGGGTACGCCCTCGGGGTAGACGATGGTCACGTCCAGCAGGGCGTCGAAGCGCTCGCCCATGGCGGACAGGGCCGCGGCCATCCCGCCGGCCTTGGGCTTCAGGAGGTGGCGGTAGGGGGAATGCTGGGCCGCGTGCTTGGCGCGGCTGAACCGCGTGCCTTCCAGGAAGTTCATGACCGACGTGGGGATCTGGCGGAACTTGGCGCAGGCCTTCCGCGCCGTGGCGAGGTCCTTCGCCCGGCTGCCGCTGCGGCGGCGCATGAACGGGAAGTCCAGCGCCCACCACGCCAGTCCCATGACCGGCACGTACAACAGCTGGCGCTTCAGGAAGAACTTCAGGAACGGCACCTTCCGGTGGAACACCTTCTGCAGCACCAGGATGTCCACCCAGCTCTGGTGGTTGCTGCTGACCAGGTACCAGCCCTTCCGCCGCAGTCCCTCCAGCCCCTTCACGTCCCAGCGGATCCGCTGGACCAGCGCCATCCACGCGCCGTTCACGGCGATCCAGCCCTCCGCCAAGCCGGTGAGCAGGCGGTCCGTGCCACGTCGCACCGCCCCGAAGGGCAGGGCCAGCTTCACCAGCGCGACGGGGATCATGCCCGAGAAGAACGTGATCGCATTGGCCGCCAGCACGGAACTGGCGAGACTGCCCTTGAGGGTGGACCAGAGACGGCGCAGCATGGGGACCCCGCTGGGCCGGCACGCGGGGGCCCAAGTCCTTAGAGTATCGGCGGAAGAAGCCCGTTCCCTAATCCCAGCCCAGCTCCTCCAGCCGGTCCTCGCCGATCCCGAAGTGGTGGGCGATCTCGTGGATGACCGTCGTGGCGATCTCGTCGCGCAGTTCCGCCTCGTCCAGGCCATCCTCCAGCAGCGGCCCCCGGTAGAGGGTGATCCGCGGCGGCAGTTCCCCCGACAGCGGCGGCCCCTCCGTCAGCGCCCGGCCCGAGTACAGCCCGTAGAGCGTCTCGTCCTCCGGCACCCCCAGCTCGTCCAGCAGCGCGTCCGATGCCCAGTCCTCGATGACCACCGGCACCCCTTCGAGGTAGGGCCGGAACTCCTCCGGGACGAGCCCCAGCGCCTCGTCCACCAGGCGCTGGAAATGGAGGTCGGACATGCGCATGGGATGAGGCTACTCCTTCCAGGAGGGTCAGCCACGGATGAACGCGGATCAACACGGATGGAGGGGGAGATCCGCGTTCATCCGTGTTCATCTGTGGCGAAAAAACGTACAAGCGTCCACAAGGCTCCTCATCGCGCTGCCGCCAAGTCACTCCCGAGGGCCGGGGTATTTAGGACCTCCCTCTCCTTGGGGGATGCCGCTTGCCCTGGAAGAGGATGAACCGCCGTACCCAGGCGACACAGACATCCGCCGTCCGCCGGCGGTAATGCCGGACCCGTAGGCTCTCCCGCAACTGGTCCAGGGGTCTCGGGGCCTGCGCCCTTCCTTCCACGATCCGCCTTTCGCCCGTCTACCTACTCGCCTCGAGCATGGGTTCCGCTCCAATCGACCGAGTTCGCCTATCGCGCTAAAATTCGGCACAGTCAATAAGCAGTACAGGACGAATGCCCTTCAATTTATCGTCTTTTTTTCGTTTGTCAAAGTTGCCAAATCGGTTCGCCCATCCTACCCGCAGCGAACCCCGTCCCTCCCTCCGGTCCTACGAACTAGACGAACCAACCGCCCCCCAATTCCTCACCACCCCATACAAAGTTAGGCCTCACTTTTTCTCGAGGTGCCCAATGCACAACATCGTTTGTTATTCATGCCACTCTGTCCAATTTTGCGAAGAACTGCCGGAAGTCTGCTCTAAATGTAAGGCGAAGAATATAGAAGCTATCAGCAACAAAAGGCTAGATGAGGGATTCAAAAGTGGAGCTTTCTATTCCCTAGATACGACTGGAAAGAGGATTAAATATAAACCTTAATTAATCAATAAACTGATCCAATTTTTAAATTAGACCGTCTCTCAAAAAACCAGGAGGAATCGATGATCAAGAAAATCATTATCGCAGTTCTTGGTTTATCACTTATAGGTTGCATGGGACCAAGTCTTGAAGAAAGAAGAAAACAATTTGGAGAAGTAATGGATTATTGGATCGGAGCAGACATTAATAGATATATACACTCAATGGGCTATCCATCAGACACTAGAGATCTGCCGAATGGCAACAAACTCTATATTTTTCAGCAGGCATCTACCAGAAGGACGCCTGTTTACATTTCACCTACAACTACAACTATTACTCCGCTTTACGGAGGTGGAGCGACTGCCACGACCACAGGCGGCCATATCTATGGTGGCAATATGGTTACCGATTCATGCACTAAATACATTGAAACGGATCCCTCTGGTAAAATTGTTTATTGGCGTGCAGAAGGCAATAATTGTTACTAGCGCTTTCTTCCTTGATCGTGAATGATCTAATCCCGCGCTCAGCTCGGACCCAACCGGCCCTGCCTTCCTCTCTCCTTCGATCCTTTCCGATTTCCATCCTCCAGCCATCGTCTAGCTGCAGTTGAGCCGGTGAGCTTCATTCGTTAGGCGCCCTTGATACTTCTGGAAGTCTCAATAAAGGAGAATCCAATGGAAGTTTGGCAAGCGCTTTTGGCCGCATTTGGTGGTCAGGCAGCGCTAATTGCAGGTATGGCATTCTTTGGTAAACGATTTTTTGATCATTTCCTAGAAAAAGCCAAATCCGAACACATTGAGTCCATCAAACTCCACAATACAAATTCAATTGAAACGCTTAAATCGTCGCTAGCGTTAACGTCTAACTACAAGAAGCACCAATTCGAACAAGTTTACAACAAACAAATGCAAGTGATTGAAATAATTTACAAAGGAATGAGGAACTCAATTAAAAAACTGGAAATATTTACTTCAATGTTTGGAGGCGTTGATGAAGATAGAATAAATCGAGGAATGGAAGCTTTTGAAAGTTTTGAAACGATTTATAATTATTGTTTAGAAAACAGAATTTGGCTAAAAGCCGAAACAGCTGATAAAGCAGTCGAAATTTTGACTGAAATCAGAAAAAACATATTACACTTCAGATTATTATTTGTCGAAAAGGATCAACTATACTCAATGAAGGATGGCAAAAAATACCGTATTTCTGATACCTCCAAGTGGATAGAAATTTCGAATAAAATCAATAGTGATATTGTTGCTCCACTAGAGCTACTGGAACATGATTTCCGGACAATTCTTGGCGTAATTCAAGAAAACAATTAATGATTATGATAAATATTTCCAGAAAACGGCCTAGCGTCTAAACATTCGTTCAACTCGGACCTCGGCGGCAGTGCCTTCCGCTGTCTCTTCATTCCGCTTTCTCGGCTACGCTCCTCGCCTCGGTGCAGGCGCGATCGGTTAGCTTCATCTGTTAGGCCGCACAACCGTTCAACCCACTCACACGAGGAGCAATACGATGACCAGCTCCATTCGCACCTGCCTCTGGTTCCGCGACGGACGAGGCCGTGAGGCCGCTGAGTTCTACTGTTCTTTGATCCCCGGCAGTCGGCTCGAAACGACCTTTTACGGCGACAATGGTTATAGTGCTTTCTCAGTAATCGACTTCTCGCTGGGCGGAGTGCCGTACCAGATCCTTGACGCTGGGCCGATGTTCACGCTGACTGAGGCGGTGTCCATTTCGGTCGCCACGGACGATCAGGCCGAGACCGATCGGCTGTGGGCGGCGTTGACCATCAATGGCGGCGAGGTCACCGCCTGCGGATGGCTGAAGGATCGTTACGGGGTGTCGTGGCAGATTTTCCCGAGGCGGCTGACAGAATTGACCACGAGTGCCGACAAGGATGTGTCTGCCAAAGCGATCGCGGCGATGATGAAACAAACGAAAATCGACATTGCCGAAATCGAAGCAGCGGTTCGTGGCTAGAAACTAGCGGCCTCACCCTTTGCTCAACCCGGACCCCGCCTGCATTGCCTTCCGTCCTCTCTCTGCATTTCACCATCTCGCCTCCGCTCATCGTTTCGGTCCAGGCGTGACCGATTAGCTTCCGCCGTTAGGTGCCCCTATGGATCCCATATTCACCTTGCAATGGCCTGAAGCATTCCTTGCCGATCGTTTACAAAAACTCCTCCCGAAATCGGAAGGGTTCTCTGTTCTTGTGCCCGCATCAAGGCAGGAAAAGGGGTTCGATCTAGCACTGATCAAACGTCTCCCTAATGGCAAGTCACGCACCGCCACAATCCAGATCAAGGCTTCCCGCACTTATCTTTCAAAACCCCCTAAGCGAGAATCAACCAAGCGGTTCCTCTTCGAAACCTGGTTCAACCGTTTTGATGTCCCGAAAGAGGCTGATTTCATCCTTCTTTTTGGTCTGTACCCCATGGTGGTGAATCAAACCAAGTCTGTGAACAAAAATTGGTACCGAGACTGTACACTTCTGTTTACATTCGAAGAAATGAAGGAATTCATGGATTCATGCCGAACAGTCGGTGGCCCACCAGACCGGATGTTTGGGTTTGGATTCAACGATCACTCTGAAGTCTTCCAAACCCGCGGCGATCAGAAGCGAGGCGGAAAGGATTTTACGAGCCATCTGCTTGAAAACCGAATTTCCCTTATCGCAGAGTGTCTCAGCACCTAACCTTCCGCTCAACTCGGACTCGCCTACATTTCTTCCGTTCCGTCGCCCGGATGAGGGAAGCGATGGTATTCCGTCCCCCTCTGAGGTTGGACAGGCAATAAGGAGCCGAGAAGGATGATATCCAGCCGCCAGGGTGCGAAGCGATGGGAGGCCGTAGGCCGACCGAAGCGAAGCACCCTGGCGCGGCGGCTCCGGAGGGCTCAGGTCCTTCACCAGGAGAACCCCTATGTCCCAAACCCAACCCCTCCCCGAAGGGAATATCCAGCGATGGACGGCCAAAAGGAAGGCCGCCGTCGTTCTGGACCTGATCAAGGGAAAGATCACGGCCGCCGATGCCGCCCGCCAGCACGGGCTGACCGTGGCCGAGTTGGAGCAGTGGAAGGACGACTTCCTCAGCCAGGGCACGGAGGCCCTGCGCACCCACCCACGGGACCGCGAGGCCCAGTGGGAGGCCGAGAAGCAGCGCCTGCAAGCCAAGGTCGGCGAGCTGGCGCTGGAGGTGGACATCCTAAAAAAAGCGCATCGCATTCTCGGCAAGGACTTGCCGGAAGGGATCTCGTGAATGCGGTGCGGTGCGATGTGCTGGAGGCGGGGATGGAGATCCCGATGACTCGCCTCTGCCGGGTGCTCGGTGTGCCGCGCTCCACGGTCTACCACCAGCCCAAGGTGGAGAAGCTGCATCGCCCGGTGGACGAGGCCCTGGCCAGGACCGTCCACGAGATCATCCAGGCCCACCCGACCTTCGGCATCCGGCGGGTATGGGCCTGGTTGAGGTATCGCCTGGGTCAGTCCACCAATCGCAAGAAGATCCACCGCCTCATGCGGATCAAGGGCTGGAGCTGCCGCCAGCGGGCCGTGGGGAAGCGCCCAAGGGTGCCGGGGTCGAAATCCATTGCCCCGTTCCCCAACCAGCGCTGGTCCACGGACATCGCCCTGGTGGAATGCGGGGTTGATGGTTGGTGCGCGTTCGTGCCCGTCCTGGACTGCTGCACCCGCGAAGTCCTGGGCTGGAGCCTGGATCGAACGGCCAGGGCCCAGAATGCGGAACGCGCTCTGGAAGAAGCCCTGATCCACCGGTTCGGATGGACCCACGGCGCACCGCCGGGCCTCGCCCTCCGCCATGACAATGGCCTCGTGTTCGGCTCCCGGGCCTACCGGGCTCTGGTCAAGGACTACGGCCTGAAGCAGGAATACATCACGCCCTATACCCCCGAGCAGAACGGCTTGTGCGAGCGGTTCA comes from the Geothrix sp. 21YS21S-4 genome and includes:
- a CDS encoding VOC family protein, which produces MTSSIRTCLWFRDGRGREAAEFYCSLIPGSRLETTFYGDNGYSAFSVIDFSLGGVPYQILDAGPMFTLTEAVSISVATDDQAETDRLWAALTINGGEVTACGWLKDRYGVSWQIFPRRLTELTTSADKDVSAKAIAAMMKQTKIDIAEIEAAVRG
- a CDS encoding DUF1153 domain-containing protein, with translation MSQTQPLPEGNIQRWTAKRKAAVVLDLIKGKITAADAARQHGLTVAELEQWKDDFLSQGTEALRTHPRDREAQWEAEKQRLQAKVGELALEVDILKKAHRILGKDLPEGIS
- a CDS encoding IS3 family transposase; its protein translation is MRCDVLEAGMEIPMTRLCRVLGVPRSTVYHQPKVEKLHRPVDEALARTVHEIIQAHPTFGIRRVWAWLRYRLGQSTNRKKIHRLMRIKGWSCRQRAVGKRPRVPGSKSIAPFPNQRWSTDIALVECGVDGWCAFVPVLDCCTREVLGWSLDRTARAQNAERALEEALIHRFGWTHGAPPGLALRHDNGLVFGSRAYRALVKDYGLKQEYITPYTPEQNGLCERFIRSFKEECAWLHRFQDIREARAVIARYIDHFNTQRPHQALAYRTPREAFLNPQPAA